AAAAATTAATGCATAACCTACTACGCAGCCGAAAAAAATGAATGCATAAGTTGTTATTCATTTAATTTCGTAGGAATgttaatttttagatttatacaTATTTTTAGTGGTGTATAATCAAATTAGTGGATGCATGAAGCAAAATATGATCACACAATATGTTATGCTTCTTTTGTTGTGACTGCATAATGTGTCATgcatcatttgtttttttttagttaGAATGTTATTTTTTATGTAGCCATATACACcgttttagtggttgcataaccTAACTAGTGGATGCATAaatcaaaatatggttgcataatttgttatgcattctttgtggtgtctgcataatgtgttatgcatcctttatggtggctgcataatggcaATGTATTCAGTTTTCGAAATTTCTCCCTAAAATGATAATCACCTCCGTTTTTTCGTAAATAAttcaaatttgatattgttgtttgtactcattttgTAGAGCTTTTTATAAGCTTTccaatgagataaaatttgtaaaattccaagacacggttttttagatgtgttatattcaagtttgtaaatcaattatacccctgaaaaaatacgacacataacaagttatgcaaacagTTTGATGAGAAGATGGAAAATTCGAGATTTCTTTGTTTTATTAATGGAAACATTAAGGGTAACTATGTCTTGTTACtctctttttatatttttaaataattatgggtgtgaaGATAGCTAAAAGATATGTtgggcctgacaataagaataATAATTTTTTTGGGCCTTAACCTAATTTCCCCTTTAAATTTGTGAGAAGGTTTTGAATGTGAATTTGAGAGTAAAATTCTTTAGCGAAGGAAAATAAAAGAAGCTTAAAAGGCGAGGTTCAGCTGGTTCACCGTTCATATATCAACTGCAATGAACATGTCTGTTTTTGTGTTCTTGATGAGATTCAACACTGTCCAAATGACTACTAGCATTTTGAAATTTACTTAAAATGCTTGCACCCTGTTACCATTTAGTTACTGTAATGAGAAGACAGATAAAAACTGAGAGTTATTtccaaatagaaaaaaaaatagacatgGAGAGGGTGCATAACTTCCATGGAATGTTTCAGATGCAGAGAAAAGCATCAAGCATGGTTCCATTGACACCCTATTTGCTAGAATTGCAATTGTTCTTTCACAGTCCCACTAACTTTATAATAAGAGATGCTCAATGTATATCAATTCAAGGGACATAGATGCCTTGATACAAAAGAAATCGAAAAATCACAACCTCATTAACTATACACAATCTTCATACTGATCTATTAGGCCTGCTTTACTGATGATGCTAAGAAACCTTAACAAATACTTAACAAATGTCGCGGGACCATAACATAACAAATGCCTATATAATGCTCCTACAAGAACTTCTGGATGCTGGCTGTTAGTGTAGTCTTGGGTACAGCACCAATAATCGTATCTTTCTTCTCTCCATTCTTAAAGATTATGACAGTTGGTATGCTTCGAATTCCATATTGGGTCGCAACTGCAGCACACTCATCAGTGTTCACTTTGTAACATTTAAGTTTACCTGAATACTCTTTTGAAAGCTCGCTTATTACAGGGTGGATCATTCGGCATGGCCCACACCAAGGTGCCCAGAACTCAACCAATACAGGGAGATCACAGTCAAGGACCTGAGACTGCCATGCTGCTTCAGTAACTGCAGCTACtgcaaaattgaaataaaaataaaatttcaaatatttattaAGCTGTCCAGCAAACAACGGATGTATCCGTatccatgattgaatatacaagtcTAAAATGCTAAACATGCACCGTATCTTTGGAGTTGGATTCAGCATGCCTTACCACATCTTATATGTATTAGACCTCGAAAGAAAAACATGACAAATCTAGGATTATGATGTGACGGACAATGAATGGGGATCGACAGTTGAGTTACACACACCAGAGTTGGCCATGTTTAAATAAGACCGAGAGAATGCTCAGATACACTTTCCCAGTTAGTCAAGATAAGTTCAGACGAGATACGTTGGAGAAAAGTCTGAGGTCCAGGGATAGTGGTGGTTGGGCAATGGTCACAGTAACAAGGTGGAAGTAATGACATTACACAGCTAGTTCGGCATAAAAAGCGGGGATGCAAATGCAACGATTCAGGAAAGGAAATTGCTTATACATTCTATGAAAAAGGGCTTAGCAAATCATAAGTTGTAGCCCTAAAATATCAAACCTCAGAACCAAAATCGTTAATAATATAGTTATCACTACAGGTGTGTCATTGGTTAGATCACAGAATGTAACTCAATATAGAAATATCAAAATCTGAAAGCACCGTGAAAAGCTATCACAGCTCTGAAGAGTTAACATTTCTATTTCAGTCAAATCAGGCGGCACTACTAAAGGATCAAAATTTTGCCCAACCATCCACCACAAGAAGAACTGAATTGTGAATATTATACACGGAATTGAACTTACTCCTTTAACTCAATTCAAAGCCTTTCGAACCAATTTACTAAACAAAACATTAAgtcttgaatgaatgaatgaacaaCAACTTATCTAAAGTCTAGCTATCTATGGTTCGACCTATATCAAACAACAGTTATAGCACTTCACTCGAACTTCTTACTCTCTTAATTATGAGAACCGCTCTACTCCCATGAACTTTCAGAACCCCTCCGGGTGAAATTGTAGTTAACTACTGCTCTTGCTTAGGGGCACTACTTTTCTGACTGACAGGAATCACGTTTAGTCACCACATGAGGGCCTCCTATGACGGCTGGTCGAGACTCTTTATTAACAGAAGCTAACTTACGTCTTTCATACTGTAGTACACAATTAAATATCTGGGATACACAAGCTAATCCTATGTGGAACTAAGAAAAATTCCAGAGGAGATCCTTTCCGAAAGTTAAATTATATCCAGGGAAATTTTCATCTACAGCTACAGCAATAACTCGTAAATCTACACAGATGCTCAACTTTTCATGATATATTTGGTACAATAAGAAATATTGAAGTCTCAACATTATGAAAAACAACCATGAAGCAATTTAAAGAACTCGCATTtccaaaaatttaaaataaaaaagaaagataaaaacaCTGAGAGTCAAAACCCTAACCTTCAAGAGTATCTTGAGCTTCACAAACAATTCCTTTTCGACGAATAACAGTAGCATTTTTCAATCCAACCGATGCTAAAGTATGCTTAGAAGGTTGGATCTTCAACCCATTAAATCCCGCAAAAGAACTGACATTTCTGCTTCCTGAAAGAGCACGAACCGATGACGCCATAGTTGGACCAGACCCAGTTGTTGAAAATCCAAAAGATCTAGGAATTGAGATTGATTCCAGTAGAGTAGCCATTAGAGTAGATATACAAAGGTAAAACCAGAGGGAATCCAACTGTAAAGAGTGAGATCTGAGAATAgagttataacaaaaaaaaaacctagaaaattgGACTCGTAAAATAACTTGAAACCAGATAAAGAAGAGTATTTGTTAGTTTGTTTTTCTATCTCCCACAGGATAAGGGATAGGATGAGGACATATAACAATAGTGTACGGATGGAACTATGGACAGACGTCCTTCACGTGAATTAGTGATAAAATGCACTGCTGCGCAGCTGCGGGCATTCCGTTGTCGCGGAGAAGTGGCTCGTGGCTCAAATCTGATTTGCACTGACTCGGTTGGGatttgagtcaaaaaaaaaaaaattgaaaatataatATCCCCTAGAGATTGATAATAGGCAAAATCCCCTTTAATTTGGATGTGTCGTAACCGAGCAGTTTAGTACAGCATGTGCGGTTCACATACATGTCAGAAAAAAACATCTGagaattaaaactcaaaattacccTTTAGAAAATCAACGATTTATACTAGATTTGGGCTTAGATTTGTTACACGTATCCTAATCTCACCTAACTAGTTAGATAAGAGGCGGGAGAGAAACCATTCCATTCTCTTCCATTTCACAGACGTTtcgagagacagagagagaaacCCTTTTCTCTTCGATTCCACCCTACTTTTCGCAATTCTTAATCAGAGAAAGAGATAGAGAAGAAGATCAAGGAAAGAACAGTGGGTTTTGAAGAAGGATTTCGACATGCAATTTCCTAAAAAGTTGTAAGTTTTTTCTTTGGATTCTGTGTTAGGGTTTAGTGGATTCTGGGTTTTTGTTTTTTGGGTTGTTAATAATGGTTATGATTATGATATATCTcactttgattataaaaaaatgtAAGTTTTTTTCTTCCgattatattttagggttttatcgATTTTGGTTAGGGTTTGTTTGACTTTGGGTTTTTTGTTACGTGGGTAGTTAATAATGGTTATGATCATGATAtattcaaagttattttcaacttttgttgttACTCTGTTttctaaaaaattagggtttcattttttttttactgttgATTTTGTGCTTCTATTATGATTAGTATACTTCCGATTGATGTTTAGTTAGTTATTGGAAATATAAAGTCATTCTTTTTGATGTTATTGTTTTGATAATGAAActaaaaattttcattttgtgTCTGTGTATGTTTGTAGTGATAGTAAAGATTATGGTTTGAAAGATCCGGTGATTCATTATGGTGGACGTTGGCCACCTGACCAACCAATTGGGGGTTTGCACTTCTTCGACTATATGAATGGTCGTGAATTTCGTTATAAGAATTTTGATGGTGACTGTTTAAGTATGATAGATCTTATTGCTGGTATGGGAGACGGGTTGAATGGTCTGGGAGGGGTGATTACTTTTCAATATTTGGATGGTGGGACATAGATGATGAACCAGACTTGCTGAGGTTTTGGACTGATTCAGATCAAGAAGAAGGCATTCATGAAGTAcatttgtttatgattcatgttGATCCTATAAGTCAAGATGTGGGGGTAGGTGTTCAGCCGTATGTTCCGCGAGTGGTGTCTGAAGTTGATGTTGCTGGTCCCTCAACACGGTCTCAGAGGGAAGGACCAGTAATTGTTGAtattgatgattatgatgatgtggtAATCCCTGAGCATTCACATGAGCAGATGAGTCGGCATCCACATGAGCAGACAAGTCAGCAGCCACATGAGCAGATGGGTCGGCAGCCACCAGATACACCTAGAAGGAACTTCTTTGGTTCAAAGAAAGTGGCTTCTAAGAAACTTACACCACAGAAAAAAGCTACTATGGATGATAACAGTACAACTGAACCTGCAAGTAAGAAGAATACATCAAATGGTGATGAGTTGGATGAATTAAATGATAAAGGTTTGATGGAGAAGAGTTAGATATACTTCTTGAGTGCACTAATCTGGATTATCATAATATTCATGATTTGCCAGTTGAAGATGATTACCACAGTAGTCAGTCACTTAGTTCAGACAGTGAACCAGATGAAGAATCTGACTGTGAGACTGacttagatgaagaagaagagacgaCTGAGCCATATAGATACGGAGAATATAGGAAGGTTGCAGACAAGTATGATGATATGTATGCAGATAAATAAAGTGGAGAACATATGCCATGGACACTGAGACAGATGAACTTGCAATTGGTATGACTTGGCCAACTATGAAAGAGTACAAGGCATTTGTGACAAGGTTTTGTATAGCCAATACCATGGAAATTACAAAGACAAAGGATGACAAGGACAAATTAAGGTGCAGGTGCAAAGACCCCAAATGTTCATTCAGACTTAATGGGAATCTGTAAGTGAACTTATACATATGTTATTGTCTTATTTCAAACATGCATAGTATTTGTGTTTATAATATATGTTGTTAATGTGTGCAGCCCAAAAGATGGAAGAACAATCAAGGTCACTAAGTATGTGCATACACACACTTGTGTAAATAGGGATATGTCTAAGAAGAACAAATTGGCCAATTCAACTTGGATTGCTTCAGTAATAGAACAAGATGTAAGAAATGATGGTTATAATTTGAATCCAAGGAAGATAAAGGAAAAGATTACGGACTTGCGTGGAGTGCCTGTGAAGTATTGGGTGTGTTGGAAGGCTCTTGACAAGGCACTAAGCAATGTGTATGGTTCATTGAAGATGGTTATAAGTTCTCACCTGAAGTGTGCAGGCAGATTGTGTCCAAGAATCCAAACAGTATTGGAGaggttattgttgatgttgataatgACTTTAAATCATGTTGCCTTGCATTTGATTCATACCTGACAGGCTTCAAAGATGGATGCAGACCTTTTGCTGGTTTTGATGGGTCCCATCTTAGAGGAAAGTGTGGTGGTGTCATGCTCTCAGCAATTGCACTTGATGGTAATAATGATATGTACCCCTTAGCTATTTACATTTGTGATATAGAGAATAAGGTCAGTTGGATTGCATTTCTGGAAATCATTGCAGCAAGATTGAATGCACATCTTATGCAATTGACTTTCATTTCAGACAGACAAAAAGGTCTTATACCAGCAATACAATAAGTTTTTCCCACAGTTAGACATAGGTTTGCTTTAGACACATCTTTGATAACTTTAAGATGACACACAAAGGCAAACACACGAAAAGACTAGCTTGGGGACCATCAAACTCTTACAAAGCTGGTGACCACAAGAAAGCAATGGATCAAATGGAAAAGGATAACAAGAGAGCACTGGTTTAACGATATTCCGACACATACTTGGGCTAGGTTAACATTTGATTTGACTTCCAAATGTGAGCATGTAACAAATAACTTCACTGAAGCATTTAACAGTTGGATGCTAGATGTTAGGTGTCAGTCTTTGCACAAATTGTTGAAAATCTTCAATTTAAAGGTCATGGGATTGATGTTTGAGAGGGAGATGAAATGTTTGCATTGGGAGAGAGAGGGAAAGATATTGGTGCCAAGGGCAGAGAGAATTATGAATAATAGAATTTCCAAGAAGAATAGATACAAATTGTTTGGAAAAAGTGAGTTTGAATGGTGTGTCCAAAGCCGCATGAGTGGAAGTAGGTGGGATGTTAGTTTAACTGAAAAATCATTCAATTGTTGTGTTTGGGGACATCACTGACATTCCATGTGTCCATGCAGTTGCAGTAGGAATACATTTGAAGGCTGATCTGAATAGGTAATATTCTACCATTATGATTTCCTTTGTCTCTTTCATTTGTTTCATTTGTCAAAAGTAACCTTATGACATACATTTCATTTTTGCATTATGGTTGATGACTTGCACAAAGTTTCCGGTTATAAAAAAGCTTATGCTGGTAAGGTTAAGACATGTGCAAGTGAAGAGAATTGGCTTAAGGTAATATTCTACCATCTCTTTACTATTTTCAGTATGTGGCAAATGTTTGTGTTCTAATATATCTTTCTAGGCAGCATGAAACGAGGCCCAACAAAcctaaatacaagagaaaagttGGTAGACCACAACTGAATAGGATTAGGTCTGACGTTGAAGGAAGACCAAACCCCGAAAAAGGCAAGAGAAGCTATAGTGGTTGTGGTTCAAGTGACCACAATGTCAGAAGATACCCTACAAAGAATGTACCATCTACAAGTGCTAGAAGAAGGGGAAGAGGCAGAGGTAGGGGCCAAGGAATAGGCAGAGGCGATACTGAACCTGCCGGCAGGTGTATTTTGCTTCTCTATTTATACTTGCATTCTTAAACACTTCTTGTTAGattattgatgttgttgtgggATCTTTAGGGGCAGTGGAGCAGGATCTTCACAAGGAATGGGAAGAGGCATGCCACCTGCTCAACAAAATGTAAGAGGTGCAGCTAGAGGAAGAGGTGCAGCTGCAGCAAAACCTGTCCCTCCTCCTTATACATGTATTGGTGGAGCTGGAAGAGCAGCAACAATAACAAATTTCCACAACCATAATGGATTTATAGCAGATGGAATGAGGCCAGCTTTTAGACCCCCCATCGCAGACCTTCAAACCAGCTTGGAGGCGTTAAGTGCATATACATGTTTGTGTGTGTGCTCTTTTTTTATGTGCATTCATGCAACATTTTGTACAGAGATTATACTCTGATCTAGCTTAGCATTGTGCAGGTCAGTTGCCATTTTTTGTACAGAGATGCTACTCTGTGAAGGCTATGTGTATGGAACTATTTTAATACTTTGTTATGTGTTATGGCCATATATGGTATTTGTTAGGCTCAGTTAGCCACTTTACTTTCTTGTTTGGACATGATGCTACTTTAGTTCCAAAAATCAGTTTATTACATTTTAGTTTTACTTGTTACATATAATTTCTTTTCTTCTGTCTAGTGCTTACTTGAAAAATCACGGTTTAAATTTGTAATACGCCCTCAATGTAAATACTGTAATTTGCATTACCCCCTTTAATGGTGCAGATACAGGGAGTGAGATGTCCGTTGAACGGTCAAAAAAAATTTGGGGCTAAGAATGCACCACGTGTCCAGGGGTAAGTATGTCTTTTGATAATTTCAGATATTTTTCTGACACGCATGTGAACTGCACGTGATGTACTAAACTGTTCAGTTACGACACATGCAAGTTAAAGGGGGTTTTTCCTATTATCAATCTCTAGGGG
This is a stretch of genomic DNA from Papaver somniferum cultivar HN1 chromosome 1, ASM357369v1, whole genome shotgun sequence. It encodes these proteins:
- the LOC113306767 gene encoding uncharacterized protein LOC113306767: MATLLESISIPRSFGFSTTGSGPTMASSVRALSGSRNVSSFAGFNGLKIQPSKHTLASVGLKNATVIRRKGIVCEAQDTLEVAAVTEAAWQSQVLDCDLPVLVEFWAPWCGPCRMIHPVISELSKEYSGKLKCYKVNTDECAAVATQYGIRSIPTVIIFKNGEKKDTIIGAVPKTTLTASIQKFL